The genomic DNA cttttttttgttaaataataagcTAATCATGTACCTCATGGAATAAAAATGTACGAGCCAAccatttaaataacaaataaagtAACGACTCATTCTTATAATGCAAATATCATGAAACACGCAAAATTAGATGATATGATCGCATGAAtcaaatgacatatatatatatatatataacagtatATATACAAAGGGAACTACTAGGGATTAAAACGCCTCGAGAGAcagagaggaaaaagaaacgatataatatatacataaatcgAGAAAAAATTAAGGACCATCCTATTAAAAAACTAGGTTACCATGCTAATCTAACTAAACCACGCGTTAACTCATAGATTAAGCTTTTTCGATAATACCCATCTCCTAAAACATAATGAATGTTTTAAAGGCTAAAGGTCTCCTCGAGCATGCAAGCAGATCGAACCAACATCTATACACAAGAACAAACCATCGTTTAGATCGTATCTTCTTACCTTATTTTGGAGatgaacaagaaagagaaagagagattgtatatgtgagagagagattgagacaAAGAGAACAAGGACAGGCCAAAGAGATCAGCACCGGAATCTGACAGAAAGAGCAGTGAGCACGCAAGAGAAGCAAATGCAATGATATGCAAATTGCCTTTGTGTGCTCACTCTCTTCTGTCAGTTTCTTTGCTTTTCTCTTGTCCCAACCTCATTCACTCACACAATCCATCCAACTTCAGAGATCTACAAGATGAAACAAGGAACAAGAGTGAGATATCTGGTGTCAGATCTGAGTTTTATAACAAGAGAAGCAAAGAACCAAGAGAGATaaagattatacatatatatatgataagagaagagagattcCAGTTAAGATAACCCTTTGGAAGatcaaatctagggtttttttttataatttctaaatCGAGGataaaaacataaccaaaaaagcataaaagaaaagaaaaagaaagagagtaaagaaacaaagatctgatgagaagataagagaaaaccttatctttctctctttcaaagaGTCGTACCTTTCTTTATGGCTTTTGTCGCTTTCTTTATCTCTCTTACATGCAAAGGGAACAGATGTCTGGCAAGGCATTGAATTGAACAGAACATTTGAATTTATAGAGACCTAAAAATGGCAACCCACAAGACTCCAATGAGCTTGAGATTTGAGAGTGAATAATGAATGAATGGTTCTACTTCTATTAATGGTGAAGGTATGTATATAAGATTAGGGACGAGTTTGccttttccccttttttttttggccaacaATATTACCTCTAATATGACTATTTAATATTCTCTCcggttttttttacttctcgTTCTAGAGCTTTGTACCCAAATTAAGAAACTAAATCAATGTTCTattatattctttctttaatatattttctaatttttttattggtcaaatcattaaaataattgaaataaaattggtatttttgtcaaacatatgcattggaaatctaaaatgataagtattggaaaacaaaatttttagtCTGgaatgacaagtaaaaaaaaacagagagagtattTATTAATGGGCATTTACTTCCTCGTTGCCCTTAATTTGATTATTAGTagtattattttccttttaatgtCTCCTATTTCCTTTGTTGGCGGAAGACCAGCACCAACAAGCCCTAAAAATGGAAATTTATAGAAGGTAAATTAAACAAAGTGTACGAGTTGATAATAGTTACTAAATGAGAATTTTGTTTCAACTATTGAACTTTTCCCTTCAAAATACTAGCACCCCTCGTTTCTAATTAGTCCAAGTTTAGAAAAGAAattggtttaagaaaatatagatctttaaactttttatgCATGCATGCATTCTTATGAATTGTAaacttagaaaaataataaattagtgTTACTGTTTTAGAgataaaaaccataaatcatagaaaataatgtatttctaatcaatttttaaatgttttgtaatgtatataaaaagttataataatAGATGCGTATATATGAGccaattaaattatgtttttttttcttttgtcaagaAAGAACAgacaagacttttttttttggtcaacaaacaGACAAGACTTTATGCCCtactattaagaaaaaaaaggaatagaTCGAGTATTTGTGCGCAGATTTAAAcgattatataatttatttaactattatagttaaaatatttattaacagTTATTTTTAGGTAGagatataattaattatggaGGTTAGCATTCTAGATTTAGGGGTTAGTTTTGTAgtgtaatttgataaattagaCATccacatataaaaacaaaaattatgtgaaatattatatatttcaaatgaaagTATGAAATGTACTGTTTCTTTTACCTTTTCCATTATGCTATATTCTTAACAAAATGTTCATTTATTGTTTACATGACTTTCTATTAATGTTCATTTATCAAATATTGGTTTCCATTAATGTTTTGGGGACAAGTTTccctttttgttattgttttgccAACAAATTTTCTTATAACAGTCTCAAATAATGATTaacaaaaagtgtcattttgacaaaTATGTacaactacaagaaaacaagccttTTGCGAGGACACATTGCGACGGAGTAcagctctcgcaaatttgcgatggatttgcgaggaatttactaggaaataaaaaaccatagcacatccctcgcaaatttgcgaggaattcAGTCGTCGCAAATCCGCTGCTCATTTGCGACgcatttacgacaaattcgcTGGGAAGGTCcctttcctcgcaaatccatcgcaacaTTGCGACGATTTTGCGAGAACAAactccatagcaaatttgctatggagttgcgagtgatttgcgaaagccatagcaaatccattgcaaagttaggataataagtttttataaatattacaaaacttaatagaattattctgaaatacatttgaatgtgttcataaggtgaatttactaatttttaacattattttgatggtttttacaaattagatattcaaggtttgcgacaaatttgcgactgatttgctagagccatagcaaattcgtcgcaaatccattgcaaaggactcaaaacatagcaattccctcgcaaaaaaaactttaaacccttaaccctaaaccctaaaccctaaagacttattacattactattaatgattaaaaaagatgaatccaaaactattaatcaaagatagcagtgcaacacaaaattgttagagaattggacaatttggcaaaaatttgtctcaatgtattgaacatatatgtgatatagtgtagaacatcatcatgtttagagtaagatgcaaaattggacaattttggaaagtttgatgatagaaaagagtatgatgacaccattggaccttataatatacttgaaagttaatttgactaatttgttacaattattttgatggtttttgcaaattagatattgaaggtttgcgacaaatttgcgactgatttgctagagccatagcaagttcgtcgcaaatccattgcaaaagACTCAatacatagcaattccctcgcaaataacaaccctaaacccttgaaccttaacctttaagactaattacattactaataattattaaattgatataattcaatatttataatataagataggGCACTAATGACAATtgcaaatcctaaaccctaaagattttgcgagggatttgctacgtTCCCTCGCAAATTGGTCGCAAAAAActctaaataagaaaatttatattaattattgtttgcgatGCTTTTGCGAGGGACtctagtaaatccctcgcaaattttgcgttGGAATTGCGACGCCATTAATttcctatataagtaaaaaacctagtttgagcgaagctcaaaccaACACCCGCAGCcgacaaaccctaaaaacttctcttcttcttccgatttcattcttctccgGTTGTCTTCTCCGGTTGTCTACTCCTTTCTCCGGTtgtctactcctcctctcatctcttctccgGTGTCTACTCCTCCTCCCATCCCTTCTCAGGTTAGTCTTGTCCTCCTCTCATCCCTTCTCCGactaatctcctcctcctctctcttcttctgttgttttttagatgggtttcgatttagggtttgtcgATTTAGGGGTTTcgatttgatttagggtttgtcgaTTTAGgggtttcgattagggtttcaatTTAGGGTTTGTCGATTTAGGGGTTTCGATTAGGttttcgattagggtttcgattcgatttgAATAGGgttttgattagggttttgattagggtttcgattagggtttcaattagggtttcgattagggtttcgattagggtttcgattcgattttaggggtttttcgattcgattgggattagggtttcgattgggattagggtttcaattcgattcgattgggattaggggtTTTAATtcgattcgattgggattagggtttcgattcgattttagggtttttcgatttagggttatatcgatttagggttatatcgatttagggttctaattatatcgatttagggtttttcaatTTAGGGTtatatcgatttagggtttcgattaaGGGTTTTCGATTAAGGGTTTAATTTTAGGTTTAGGGTAACGATTTTGGGGATTTAattttgggattagggtttcgattcgattttaggggttttaatttttgtttttaatttagggtaatgattaattttacatgttctccttctcttctcagaTGTCTTCTCGAGACCAAAACGGATCTGTCAACCAAAACCATTACACAAGGTTCATATCTTCACAAGGATTATCTCCTCCCGTCCCTTCTCGAGAGGTACGCTCTACTGGCTCTGCTCAAAGGCTANNNNNNNNNNNNNNNNNNNNNNNNNNNNNNNNNNNNNNNNNNNNNNNNNNNNNNNNNNNNNNNNNNNNNNNNNNNNNNNNNNNNNNNNNNNNNNNNNNNNNNNNNNNNNNNNNNNNNNNNNNNNNNNCTACTTGCAAGTCCCGGTCGTGCTAGCTTAAAGAAATTGGACCCTAAACGCCCTTCGGGTACTCTATGGTAAGAATGTAGTTAGGGTTGTctaattttttagatatattttcattgatcctcattcctttttttcttgtgttttgtaggtttgacgAGGATCCTTCAGTTGCTGCTACTGTTCGGgccatctttgaaagagatttcaaaggagcccatgccaattggacccaaacacTAGCTGcggttgtaaaccggtggtttgaAACGTTTGCAGTAAGTTAAgtgtttgttgatgtgtttaaattaaagattttgtttttacttacttgattctgattttgattcatgttatgtttttacaagcaaacatataactgggacCAGTCCATCAATGGGAGAGTTCGAGCCGAGTTTGAAAGCAAGTTGAAGACCCGGATGACtgatcaagtgtctcggtggaagTCTAAGTGGAGAGTAAAAGGTGATGATGCAAAgccgcggtggcttgatccGACAGTATGGGAcggcttggtcaagttttggtgtgaaccaaaatctGAGGAAAAGAGCATCAATAGTCGAAATGCTCGATACAGTGATCCTGATGGCACTGGAATGCATAAACACCGGTCTGGTCAGACCTCCTTTAAAGCTCGTGCACGAAAACATGTAAGTATGTTTAGTTAGTTATTTAGTACAATTACCTATAAATTCTTGCTTTAGTCTAATACtttgttgtttcatatctttgttaaGTCGGAGATTACTGGTGAGGCACTTCCTGATTTCTTGAAAGTCCTAGAAGATactcataggaaacctgatgggtcgTTTGTGGATGGATTATCTGAGAAAGTATACCATGAAGTGTCATCGAGGATAACTGAGGCTGAAACTGGGCTATGCTCAGGGGACAACATAGAGAGTAGTGCTTCTGGCGGATTGTCAGTTAGTATGAAGAACCGAATTTTTGCTGAGGTAAATTCTTGAACTTTACatactgttttgttttatctctttgaaCTTTACATtgtgtctctgttttttgttgtttgcaggttgctccgaagaagaaaaataggatATATGGAGTCGGTACTATGCAAACtgaagcatcttcagctcaaGTTGTTCTGACGCCTACTCCGACTGAAGATCCAGTCATTCTAGCTGAGAAGCTTTCTCAGGCCGAAGCTGTTCTTGCGAGTCAGTCTACTCAGCTAGAagattatgcattgaagttgcaACAAAATACTCAGAAGATGCATTGCTACGATGCCTACTTCGATTATCTATCTGAGAAGGACCCTGAATTTGCTGCAAAATTTCCCCGACCTGAGACTGCTGCCACCAATGAGACCGGAGCAGGAGATACCGGACCTGAGACCGGAGCAGGAGGTATCACCAGACCAACTTAGGATCTCttgtgtttatgtgtttatgtgtttgtatCCGAGAACTTGTGTTTGTATATTCAGAAgatgtgtttgatttttgttttgaacttatattattatgtttatgtaagtttaacaacattttgtattacaagtttaatttcagttttcattcaaagtttttttgggctaattatgaattttagtttgcctaattagaaattaatcataattaatttgcataattaaaaataaacataattacaaaatgaataatTCCTAATTCAAATCTCAGCTGTTGCGACAGACATAAATGttgcaaatccatcgcaaatttgcgagggattagcttGAACCAAATTGCGAGGAATCTGCTATTGATATtgtccctcgcaatttgcgttGATTTTGCGACGGCATTTttttcctcgcaaaatttgcgagggatttgcgatgtTAACCAatttgcgagaagcgatttgcgagggaagtgTGTTCCTCGCAATTCCATCGTTTTTGCCTATTTACGAGGAATTTGCTATGAATTCTTCCATCGcaaaaggtttgttttcttgtagtgtacaTACCTTCTATAAATAGATTTACaattaaaagttttatcttctaattaataaattgatataaaaggAGATTAAGTTTTCAATTTACATTAGAAATGTAAAACAACactatttgtaaaacaaaataaaccttAAAAGTATACTATTCGTGGAATGGatgagtaaatatatattaatttccaattaatttataattgattattatttctttgtttttttaaaaaaaaatatttcctttgtTGGTAGAAGAGTAACAATAAGAAGctcttaaaagtaaaaattttaaaattatgaaaacatcATTCATCGTACCTAgttaaaattaaagtaaaattaTATCTAACAAAATACTGATCACTTTATTCCATTGCGATTTACCTAATTAGAAATCCACTAATTACCATTTTCCTTCAactgtttttttcattttctgccACTAAATTGATTATTTCTTTGTAgcaattaaaactttatattaGGTATCAAcctttatatttgttttcttcacaaagtaaagaaaacaatttgacgtaaaagaaatatttttttgctttgatattATATGATTGATCTATAACCATCACAAGATATAGATCGCATTGTAtcggtttttattttaaaaaaatcaattaacattTAGTTggccaaaaataatatattcagcaatatatattatatctttcAAGAAATGCAACAATGAAATACTCTGtctgttttacaaaaaatgtcattttgatacaattaacacaaattaagaaaaaatataattataaatgtttgttcttatttaataagtgagtaatggtttaaattcaataaaatgaaaattgtgTTTAGGGTAAGTTAAAacatttaatgtaaaaaatatattgaaattgtAAAGTGACAATCTTTGTGAAATAAGGAAAAATCtctaaaatgacatttttttgtaaaacagaaTAAGTACatataattatctatattaaaaaagttcaatgttttcatattattttggaacaatttcataaattatgaataattttgGATACATAATCTAAACTTAGTTATTATGCCAAGGAGAATGATTGCGGCTACAGTATCTTCTTCAAAACGTTGGCAACATGCATGCCAACATCTTGTCTCTATAATTGCATGCAAAGCATTTGCTTCtcaattactatatatatttataatctaGGTGAACTAAAGACATATAGAACATCGAATATTATCTTTGcagaatattgaaaattttagttaCACATTTTGGAATCGTGGTCGCATAAACTTCTATCGACTCAATCTAAggtcaaatatatataagtaaaaaaatgc from Camelina sativa cultivar DH55 chromosome 7, Cs, whole genome shotgun sequence includes the following:
- the LOC109125503 gene encoding uncharacterized protein LOC109125503, with translation MKNRIFAEVAPKKKNRIYGVGTMQTEASSAQVVLTPTPTEDPVILAEKLSQAEAVLASQSTQLEDYALKLQQNTQKMHCYDAYFDYLSEKDPEFAAKFPRPETAATNETGAGDTGPETGAGGITRPT